One window of Alteriqipengyuania lutimaris genomic DNA carries:
- the rplA gene encoding 50S ribosomal protein L1 — translation MATLSKKQKTLAEKLDAEKLYTFDEALSTLRDHKAKFDETVEVAMNLGVDPRHADQMVRGMVALPSGTGKDVRVAVFAKGDNAEKALAAGADKVGAEDLMEDMQAGNLDYDRVIATPDMMGVVGRLGKVLGPKGLMPNPKLGTVTPNVEQAVKDAKGGQVEFRVEKQGIIHSGLGKLSFKDEDLKTNFKAFTDAIVKAKPSGAKGKYVQKITLTSSMGPGLKIDLAEVEGA, via the coding sequence ATGGCGACGCTTAGCAAGAAGCAGAAGACGCTGGCCGAGAAGCTCGACGCCGAAAAGCTGTACACCTTCGACGAAGCGCTCAGCACGCTGCGCGATCACAAGGCGAAGTTCGACGAGACCGTCGAAGTCGCGATGAACCTCGGCGTCGATCCGCGTCACGCGGACCAGATGGTGCGCGGTATGGTCGCGCTGCCCTCGGGCACCGGCAAGGACGTGCGCGTCGCCGTGTTCGCCAAGGGCGACAATGCCGAGAAGGCGCTGGCCGCCGGTGCCGACAAGGTCGGCGCGGAAGACCTGATGGAAGACATGCAGGCCGGCAACCTCGATTACGACCGTGTGATCGCGACGCCCGACATGATGGGTGTCGTCGGCCGTCTCGGTAAGGTGCTGGGCCCCAAGGGCCTGATGCCGAACCCGAAGCTGGGCACCGTGACCCCGAACGTGGAACAGGCCGTGAAGGACGCCAAGGGCGGCCAGGTCGAATTCCGCGTGGAAAAGCAGGGCATCATCCACTCCGGTCTCGGCAAGCTGTCGTTCAAGGACGAAGACCTGAAGACCAACTTCAAGGCCTTCACCGACGCGATCGTCAAGGCGAAGCCGTCGGGCGCGAAGGGCAAGTACGTCCAGAAGATCACGCTGACCTCCTCGATGGGCCCCGGCCTGAAGATCGACCTGGCGGAAGTCGAAGGCGCGTAA
- a CDS encoding alpha-L-fucosidase produces MRRRDWLKGAAALLASSPGRLRAQARLAPGPVEPTMESLREHFVVPDWYRDAKLGMWAHWGPQCAPEAGDWYGRHLYLEGEAQAAIHRRLYGHPADHGFIDVIAGWRAEEWDPDAVFGAYKAAGARFLVGMACHHDNFDLFASPHPWNATRIGPGRDLVAGWAAAARRLDLPFGVSNHASHSWHWWQTAYGYDTVGPRAGERYDAWRLTAAEGAGTAWEGLDPQALYTGPRMVPPAGLESPEAMRRWHDDTSGQWIEAAPPGDPGYALHWLARQMQLVERYEPDFLYQDSHYLPFGAIGQMAAAHFYNRAIARTGAFTGVMSAGFRQGEGTLHNFERKAAGDILPEPWQAATCIGDWHYNRARFRDRSYVGAADVIRQLVDIVSKNGTLLLSVPVRGNGTLDPLEHGILAALGRWMGREGEAAIYGSRPWRVFGQEQGGGVRYTRKRETLSASLLDPQPGELALTSLGTGQLRGARIGAVRLVGGGPVPFEQRDDALAVSIDARTAGGTVPVLAIEGVSASFAGLAA; encoded by the coding sequence ATGCGACGCAGGGACTGGCTGAAGGGGGCCGCAGCGCTGCTCGCTTCTTCCCCGGGCAGGCTGCGGGCGCAGGCGAGGCTTGCCCCGGGCCCGGTCGAGCCGACGATGGAGAGCCTGCGCGAACACTTCGTGGTGCCCGACTGGTACCGCGATGCGAAGCTGGGCATGTGGGCCCACTGGGGCCCGCAATGCGCCCCCGAAGCGGGCGACTGGTACGGGCGGCACCTCTATCTCGAAGGCGAAGCGCAGGCCGCGATCCATCGGAGGCTCTACGGCCATCCGGCGGACCACGGCTTCATCGACGTCATTGCCGGATGGCGCGCCGAAGAATGGGACCCGGACGCGGTCTTCGGTGCCTACAAGGCGGCGGGTGCCCGCTTCCTCGTGGGCATGGCGTGCCATCACGACAATTTCGATCTCTTCGCCAGTCCGCACCCGTGGAACGCGACCCGCATCGGGCCGGGGCGCGACCTCGTCGCGGGATGGGCCGCCGCCGCGCGCCGTCTCGATCTTCCCTTCGGTGTGAGCAACCATGCCAGCCACTCATGGCACTGGTGGCAGACCGCCTATGGCTACGACACCGTCGGACCGCGCGCGGGCGAACGCTATGACGCATGGCGGCTGACCGCTGCCGAAGGGGCGGGGACTGCGTGGGAAGGGCTCGATCCGCAGGCGCTCTATACCGGGCCGCGCATGGTCCCCCCTGCCGGGCTTGAAAGCCCCGAGGCCATGCGCCGGTGGCACGACGACACCTCGGGCCAGTGGATCGAGGCCGCGCCGCCGGGCGATCCCGGCTATGCGCTGCACTGGCTGGCGCGGCAGATGCAGCTGGTCGAGCGCTACGAGCCCGATTTCCTCTATCAGGACAGCCACTACCTGCCCTTCGGTGCCATCGGGCAGATGGCGGCGGCGCATTTCTACAATCGCGCGATCGCGCGGACCGGCGCCTTCACCGGGGTGATGAGCGCAGGCTTCCGGCAGGGGGAGGGGACGCTCCATAATTTCGAGCGCAAGGCGGCCGGGGACATCCTGCCCGAACCCTGGCAGGCGGCGACCTGCATCGGCGACTGGCACTACAACCGCGCGCGCTTCCGCGACCGCTCCTATGTCGGCGCGGCGGACGTGATCCGCCAGCTGGTCGATATCGTATCGAAGAACGGCACGCTGCTGCTCTCGGTCCCGGTTCGCGGCAACGGCACGCTCGACCCGCTGGAACACGGCATCCTCGCCGCGCTGGGCCGATGGATGGGCCGCGAGGGCGAGGCGGCGATCTACGGATCGCGTCCGTGGCGCGTGTTCGGACAGGAGCAGGGCGGCGGCGTGCGGTACACGCGCAAGCGAGAGACGCTGTCTGCGAGCCTGCTCGATCCGCAGCCGGGCGAACTTGCGCTGACCTCGCTCGGGACCGGCCAGCTGCGCGGCGCGCGCATCGGCGCGGTCCGGCTGGTGGGCGGCGGCCCGGTTCCGTTCGAGCAGCGCGACGATGCTCTTGCCGTGAGCATCGATGCGCGCACGGCCGGCGGGACGGTGCCGGTGCTCGCCATCGAAGGCGTGTCTGCGAGCTTTGCGGGTCTCGCCGCCTGA
- a CDS encoding TonB-dependent receptor translates to MKAPLLRAAALMPLCIAVPSLAQESDGADRERGDAPVIIVTGRGLEDTPATPAYGTVEVDRETVLTVPSGRIEEALASVAGFQQFRRSDSRSSNPTAQGVTLRALGGNATSRALVTLDGVPVADPFFGYVPFAALLPEQVGRIAVTRGGGSGPFGAGALAGTIAIESLSPDRQAPFGASVLANDRGGTEAAGQFAAPLGGGYATGAIRWDRGPGFFTAPEDQRVPASVLAKFDSVSGQLRAVAPLAQDLELQARVLAFDDARTLRFEGADSSASGQDYSIRIVGRGRWQVDALGYVQARNFSNLVVSSSRFVPVLDQRSTPSTGLGGKLEVRPPVGPAHTLRLGVDYRRAEGELQEEPISSFTGNVTARRRAGGVTSDLGLFVEDDWEVGQLVLTGGLRADRTVIADGFFTERDAAGALVEDNRFADRSDWTLTYRAGALFRAGPTLDLRAAAYSGLRLPTLNELYRPFVVFPVVTQANAALANEELRGFEAGLDWRPVQGVAFSLTAFDNRLENAIANVTIGENLRQRRNLPAIETQGIEAGLRVARGPIRFDGSLSYSDPRIEGEGASLSLDGNAPPQSPRWFAAASLTYEPKPDTLLSLTLRHVGDQFEDDQESDILPAFTTLGAYAQLPLVGQLDLVLRAENLFDEEVVTRVSGGDVDLGAPRTLWAGVRYGF, encoded by the coding sequence ATGAAAGCCCCCCTCCTTCGCGCCGCCGCCCTGATGCCGCTGTGCATCGCTGTACCCTCGCTCGCGCAGGAGAGCGATGGTGCCGACCGCGAGCGAGGCGATGCGCCGGTCATCATCGTCACCGGGCGCGGGCTGGAGGATACGCCTGCAACCCCCGCCTACGGAACCGTCGAGGTGGACCGCGAGACGGTGCTGACCGTGCCATCGGGCCGGATCGAGGAGGCGCTGGCGAGCGTCGCGGGCTTCCAGCAGTTCCGCCGGTCGGACAGCCGTTCTTCCAATCCGACCGCGCAGGGCGTGACGCTGCGCGCGCTGGGCGGCAATGCCACCAGCCGCGCGCTGGTCACGCTGGACGGGGTGCCGGTGGCGGACCCGTTCTTCGGTTACGTGCCCTTTGCCGCGCTGCTGCCCGAGCAGGTCGGGCGGATCGCGGTGACGCGCGGGGGCGGATCGGGCCCGTTCGGCGCGGGCGCGCTGGCGGGTACCATCGCGATCGAGAGCCTGTCGCCCGACCGGCAGGCACCCTTCGGCGCGAGTGTGCTCGCGAACGATCGCGGCGGCACCGAGGCCGCCGGTCAGTTCGCCGCGCCGCTGGGCGGCGGCTACGCGACCGGGGCGATCCGGTGGGACCGCGGGCCGGGCTTCTTCACTGCGCCCGAGGACCAGCGCGTGCCCGCCAGCGTGCTCGCGAAGTTCGACAGCGTGTCGGGCCAGCTGCGCGCGGTCGCCCCGCTCGCGCAGGATCTGGAGCTTCAGGCGCGTGTGCTTGCCTTCGACGATGCCCGCACGCTGCGCTTCGAGGGCGCGGACAGCTCCGCCAGCGGGCAGGACTACAGCATCCGCATCGTCGGGCGCGGGCGCTGGCAGGTCGATGCGCTGGGTTACGTGCAGGCGCGCAATTTCAGCAATCTCGTCGTCAGCTCCAGCCGCTTCGTTCCCGTGCTCGACCAGCGCAGCACGCCTTCGACCGGGCTCGGCGGCAAGCTGGAAGTGCGCCCGCCCGTCGGCCCTGCGCACACGCTGCGCCTCGGCGTCGACTATCGCCGTGCCGAGGGCGAGTTGCAGGAAGAGCCGATCAGCTCCTTTACCGGCAATGTCACCGCGCGGCGGCGCGCGGGCGGCGTCACCAGCGATCTCGGCCTCTTCGTAGAGGACGACTGGGAAGTAGGACAGCTGGTCCTGACCGGCGGGCTTCGCGCGGATCGCACGGTGATTGCCGATGGCTTCTTCACGGAGCGCGATGCGGCTGGTGCGCTGGTGGAGGACAACCGCTTCGCCGACCGCAGCGACTGGACGCTGACCTATCGCGCGGGTGCGCTGTTCCGGGCAGGGCCTACGCTAGACCTGCGCGCGGCTGCCTATAGCGGGCTGCGGCTGCCCACGCTCAACGAGCTGTACCGCCCCTTCGTGGTCTTCCCCGTGGTGACGCAGGCCAATGCGGCCCTCGCCAACGAGGAGCTGCGCGGGTTCGAGGCGGGGCTCGACTGGCGGCCCGTGCAAGGCGTCGCATTCAGCCTGACCGCCTTCGACAACCGGCTGGAGAACGCGATCGCCAACGTCACCATCGGCGAGAACCTGCGCCAGCGCCGCAACCTGCCCGCGATCGAAACGCAAGGGATCGAGGCGGGGCTGCGGGTGGCGCGCGGTCCGATCCGCTTCGACGGCAGCCTGTCCTACTCCGACCCGCGGATCGAAGGCGAGGGCGCTTCGCTATCGCTCGACGGCAATGCCCCGCCGCAGAGCCCGCGCTGGTTTGCGGCGGCCTCGCTCACCTATGAGCCGAAACCCGACACCCTGTTATCGCTCACGCTGCGCCATGTCGGCGACCAGTTCGAGGATGACCAAGAGAGCGACATCCTGCCCGCCTTCACCACGCTGGGGGCCTACGCGCAGCTGCCGCTTGTAGGACAGCTCGATCTCGTCCTGCGGGCCGAGAACCTGTTCGACGAGGAAGTCGTCACGCGGGTGTCGGGCGGCGACGTCGATCTGGGTGCCCCGCGCACGCTGTGGGCAGGCGTGCGCTACGGCTTCTGA
- a CDS encoding GNAT family N-acetyltransferase, giving the protein MTAQPTSIDFTIGSRRLFRVERSLRPIGFSLEDALADTLPRTATEGADGLRVQSAPAPMAARLLAAFPDHIAGAREDFRRHYILMDGSFEDYLARFSGKTRSTLRRKVRKFATADGGDLDVRAYTSPGEVARFLDLALPLSEKTYQARLLDAGLPDSEDARKAMLAAAEAGQMRCFLLFLHGEPVAYLALPVRGDTLVYAHLGYDPAHGALSPGTVLQMEALRMLFAEERFRFFDFTEGEGAHKALFGTHSIDCCSFVLLRRTLANRLLLSARDGFDAGVERIKRLAERSGSLASARKLLRA; this is encoded by the coding sequence ATGACGGCCCAGCCGACCAGCATCGACTTCACCATCGGATCGCGGCGGCTCTTCCGCGTCGAGCGATCGCTCCGCCCGATAGGCTTTTCGCTCGAGGATGCGCTGGCGGACACGCTGCCCCGCACCGCGACCGAGGGGGCGGACGGCCTGCGCGTGCAGTCGGCGCCCGCGCCGATGGCCGCGCGGCTGCTTGCGGCCTTTCCCGATCACATCGCCGGCGCACGCGAGGATTTTCGGCGGCACTACATACTGATGGACGGCAGCTTCGAGGATTACCTCGCGCGGTTCTCGGGCAAGACGCGCAGCACGCTGCGGCGCAAGGTCCGGAAATTCGCGACGGCCGATGGCGGTGACCTGGACGTGCGGGCTTACACCTCGCCAGGCGAGGTCGCCCGGTTCCTCGATCTCGCGCTGCCGCTGTCCGAGAAGACGTACCAGGCGCGCCTGCTCGATGCGGGACTGCCCGACAGCGAGGATGCGCGAAAGGCCATGCTCGCGGCGGCGGAGGCTGGGCAGATGCGTTGCTTCCTGCTGTTCCTGCACGGCGAGCCGGTCGCCTATCTGGCGCTGCCGGTGCGCGGGGACACGCTGGTCTACGCGCATCTCGGCTACGATCCCGCCCATGGCGCATTGTCGCCGGGCACGGTCCTGCAGATGGAGGCGCTGCGGATGCTCTTTGCCGAGGAGCGCTTCCGTTTCTTCGACTTCACCGAGGGGGAAGGCGCGCACAAGGCGCTGTTCGGCACGCACTCCATCGACTGCTGTTCGTTCGTCCTGCTGCGGCGGACGCTGGCGAACCGGCTGCTGCTCAGTGCCCGCGACGGCTTCGATGCAGGCGTCGAACGGATCAAGCGCCTGGCCGAGCGCAGCGGCTCGCTTGCTTCGGCGAGAAAGCTGCTGAGGGCATAG
- the rplK gene encoding 50S ribosomal protein L11 produces MAKKIEGYINLQVPAGTANPSPPIGPALGQRGVNIMEFCKAFNAATQDLEKGAPIPTKITVYADRSFTFVTKSPPASFLIKKAMKIKSGSKEPGKNIIGSIKISQLEEIAETKMKDLNANDMGQAVKIIAGSARSMGIEVVEG; encoded by the coding sequence ATGGCCAAGAAGATCGAAGGTTACATCAACCTTCAGGTGCCCGCCGGCACCGCCAACCCCTCGCCGCCGATCGGCCCTGCGCTGGGTCAGCGCGGCGTGAACATCATGGAATTCTGCAAGGCGTTCAACGCCGCGACGCAGGATCTCGAAAAGGGTGCGCCGATCCCGACCAAGATCACGGTCTACGCGGATCGCAGCTTCACGTTCGTCACCAAGTCGCCGCCCGCCAGCTTCCTCATCAAGAAGGCGATGAAGATCAAGTCGGGCTCGAAGGAGCCGGGCAAGAACATCATCGGCTCGATCAAGATCAGCCAGCTGGAAGAGATCGCCGAGACCAAGATGAAGGATCTCAATGCGAACGACATGGGCCAGGCGGTCAAGATCATCGCAGGTTCCGCCCGTTCGATGGGCATCGAAGTGGTGGAGGGCTGA
- a CDS encoding polysaccharide deacetylase family protein has protein sequence MTSVYLTIDTEYSAALPHGPCPVDRAENFARSIACITPDGPAGVTHKLDLLAHYGQRAVFFVDPMPALLWGVAAIEDVVAPILKAGQDVQLHCHTEWLEKAPPGGPFAGMTGRNIKDFAFEDQCRILEWARDTLVAAGAPAPVAFRAGNYGANRDTLRALKEIGLFYDTSHTPGIVGGDSDLGLRSTDTQPLLHEGIVEVPVSCVGDLAGRLRHAQITALSIGEMRNALLHARDGRMTCFTLVSHSFELINRRRLAVNKVVRKRFEALCRVLQDTPGIWTADYANSPPVKMFKRSDMPEPVPANPMKVGWRYAEQAVSNTLYGAL, from the coding sequence ATGACGAGCGTCTATCTCACCATCGACACCGAATATTCGGCTGCTCTGCCGCACGGGCCCTGCCCGGTCGACCGGGCGGAGAATTTCGCACGCTCGATCGCCTGCATCACCCCCGACGGACCGGCCGGGGTCACGCACAAGCTCGACCTGCTCGCCCATTATGGCCAGCGCGCGGTCTTTTTCGTCGATCCCATGCCGGCGCTGCTGTGGGGCGTCGCCGCGATAGAGGACGTGGTCGCACCGATCCTCAAGGCGGGGCAGGACGTCCAGCTCCACTGCCACACCGAATGGCTGGAGAAGGCGCCGCCCGGCGGCCCCTTCGCGGGAATGACGGGGCGCAACATCAAGGATTTCGCGTTCGAGGATCAATGCCGCATCCTCGAATGGGCGCGCGACACGCTGGTCGCGGCGGGCGCGCCCGCACCGGTCGCCTTTCGTGCGGGCAATTACGGCGCCAACCGCGATACCTTGCGCGCGCTCAAGGAGATCGGGCTGTTCTACGACACGTCGCACACGCCCGGCATCGTCGGGGGCGACAGCGATCTCGGCCTGCGCTCCACCGATACGCAGCCGCTGCTGCACGAAGGCATCGTCGAAGTGCCGGTGTCGTGCGTCGGCGATCTCGCAGGCCGGCTGCGGCATGCCCAGATCACCGCGCTCTCGATCGGCGAGATGCGCAATGCCCTGCTTCATGCGCGCGATGGGCGGATGACCTGCTTCACGCTGGTCTCGCACAGCTTCGAGCTGATCAACCGTCGCCGTCTCGCGGTGAACAAGGTGGTGCGCAAGCGGTTCGAGGCGCTGTGCCGGGTGCTGCAGGACACGCCGGGCATCTGGACGGCCGACTACGCCAACTCGCCGCCGGTCAAGATGTTCAAGCGCTCGGACATGCCCGAGCCCGTGCCTGCAAACCCCATGAAGGTCGGCTGGCGCTATGCCGAACAGGCGGTATCGAACACGCTTTACGGCGCGCTGTGA
- a CDS encoding DUF421 domain-containing protein: MFFDDTTYDLIARGTILTAIGIFYVILLTRIVGLRSFSKMTNFDFVITVASGTVLAGMGRATDWQGFVQAAVVMFALFAVQLIIAKIRKQSDTFEEAIQNDPVLLMVDGRFCTEAMTQTRVSRSDIIAKLRESNTTSFDEVRAVVLETTGDISVLHGPKLDPAILEGVDDARDPAPAFQKP, translated from the coding sequence ATGTTCTTTGACGACACAACCTACGACCTGATTGCGCGCGGGACCATCCTGACCGCGATCGGCATCTTCTATGTAATCCTGCTGACGCGGATCGTCGGCCTGCGCAGCTTTTCGAAGATGACGAATTTCGACTTCGTCATCACCGTCGCCAGCGGCACCGTTCTCGCAGGCATGGGCCGCGCAACCGACTGGCAGGGCTTCGTCCAGGCCGCCGTGGTGATGTTCGCGCTCTTCGCGGTGCAGCTGATCATCGCGAAGATCCGCAAGCAGTCCGATACGTTCGAGGAGGCGATCCAGAACGATCCCGTCCTGCTGATGGTCGATGGCCGCTTTTGTACCGAAGCGATGACGCAGACCCGCGTCTCGCGGTCCGACATCATCGCCAAGCTGCGCGAATCGAACACCACGAGTTTCGACGAAGTGCGCGCGGTGGTGCTCGAAACCACCGGCGACATTTCGGTGCTGCACGGGCCGAAGCTCGACCCCGCGATCCTCGAAGGCGTTGACGACGCACGCGATCCCGCGCCCGCGTTTCAGAAGCCGTAG
- a CDS encoding competence/damage-inducible protein A, whose translation MTTRIWTAALVVIGDEILSGRTHDRNIAQVAQWLQVQGIRLAEVRVVADEQDHIVEAVNTLRARNDYLFTTGGIGPTHDDITVDAVAAALGVDVIVHSEARALLERYYADKPGGLTEDRLRMARVPQGAELIPNRMSGAPGIKVGNIHLMAGVPHITAGMLDALTGTLEGGAPLKSETMGCWTAESEVAGLLREVVARHEKCQIGSYPFFREGKVGANFVVRSTDAQALAACSKDLRNALMEAGHSPVAGGI comes from the coding sequence ATGACCACGCGTATCTGGACTGCCGCGCTCGTCGTGATCGGCGACGAGATCCTCTCGGGCCGAACGCACGACAGGAATATCGCGCAGGTCGCGCAGTGGCTGCAGGTGCAGGGCATCCGGCTGGCCGAAGTGCGCGTGGTGGCGGACGAGCAGGACCATATCGTCGAAGCGGTGAACACGCTGCGGGCGCGCAACGACTATCTCTTCACCACCGGCGGGATCGGCCCCACGCATGACGACATCACCGTGGACGCGGTAGCCGCCGCACTGGGCGTGGATGTGATCGTCCATTCCGAAGCGCGCGCGCTGCTCGAACGCTATTACGCCGACAAGCCCGGCGGGCTGACCGAAGACCGGCTGCGGATGGCGCGCGTACCGCAAGGTGCGGAGCTCATCCCCAATCGCATGTCGGGCGCGCCGGGGATCAAGGTCGGCAATATCCACCTGATGGCGGGCGTGCCGCACATCACTGCTGGCATGCTCGACGCGCTGACCGGAACGCTCGAAGGCGGCGCGCCGCTCAAGAGCGAGACGATGGGCTGCTGGACCGCCGAGAGCGAAGTCGCGGGGCTGCTGCGCGAAGTCGTCGCGCGGCACGAGAAATGCCAGATCGGCAGCTACCCGTTCTTCCGCGAAGGCAAGGTCGGCGCGAATTTCGTCGTCCGATCGACCGATGCGCAGGCGCTGGCTGCATGTTCCAAGGACCTGCGTAATGCGCTGATGGAGGCGGGCCATTCCCCGGTGGCGGGCGGCATCTGA
- a CDS encoding flavin-containing monooxygenase: MDNSDTDFDVLIVGAGISGIGMAAHLETECPDKRYAILERRERLGGTWDLFRYPGVRSDSDMHTLGFVFEPWRHEKSIADGAAILDYLDRIVDERGIRENIRFGMRVETADFDSATARWVVTVVTQEGERKRLTGNWLYLGSGYYDYDEPYDPGFELGEFEGQVVHPQFWPDDLGYEGKNVVVIGSGATAVTIVPAMAEKAASVTMLQRTPTWMFSRPARDGLANFLRKILPEDTAYKITRWKNVVMQDIGFKRAQSRPEKVKEFLIKKVQGHLGDKYDARAFTPPYDPWDQRLCLVPDADLFEAIKRDRAQIVTGRIARFAKNAVVLEDGREIAADILVTATGLKLAVAGKIVVSVDGEPVDFAQRYYYKGCMFSNLPNLAVVFGYLNASWTLRADLNAAYVCDVLNEMDARGVDIAVPQLTGHEAAALEDDDIFDFSSGYIQRSKAIMPKNAVSFPWRLNQDYRVDRKQMKSDPIDDGILHFKALSHAPADEVAPERSSTARTAG; the protein is encoded by the coding sequence ATGGACAACAGCGACACCGATTTCGACGTGCTGATCGTGGGCGCGGGGATTTCCGGCATCGGCATGGCCGCCCATCTCGAAACGGAATGCCCCGACAAGCGCTATGCCATCCTCGAACGGCGCGAACGGTTGGGCGGGACATGGGACCTGTTCCGCTATCCCGGCGTGCGTTCCGACAGCGACATGCACACGCTCGGCTTCGTGTTCGAGCCCTGGCGGCACGAGAAGAGCATCGCCGATGGCGCCGCGATCCTCGACTATCTCGACCGGATCGTGGACGAGCGCGGCATTCGCGAGAACATCCGTTTCGGCATGCGCGTCGAAACCGCCGATTTCGACAGCGCGACCGCGCGGTGGGTGGTCACGGTCGTCACGCAAGAAGGCGAGCGCAAGCGGCTGACCGGCAACTGGCTCTACCTCGGATCGGGCTATTACGACTACGACGAGCCCTACGACCCCGGTTTCGAACTCGGCGAATTCGAGGGGCAAGTGGTGCATCCTCAATTCTGGCCAGACGATCTCGGCTACGAAGGCAAGAACGTCGTCGTCATCGGGTCCGGCGCCACCGCCGTCACCATCGTTCCCGCGATGGCGGAAAAAGCCGCATCGGTCACGATGCTCCAGCGCACGCCGACCTGGATGTTCAGCCGCCCGGCGCGCGACGGGCTCGCCAATTTCCTGCGCAAGATCCTGCCCGAGGACACGGCCTACAAGATCACCCGCTGGAAAAACGTGGTGATGCAGGACATCGGCTTCAAACGCGCGCAGAGCAGGCCCGAAAAGGTCAAGGAATTCCTGATCAAGAAGGTTCAGGGGCACCTTGGCGACAAGTACGACGCGCGCGCCTTCACCCCGCCCTACGACCCGTGGGACCAGCGCCTGTGCCTGGTGCCCGACGCCGACCTGTTCGAAGCGATCAAGCGCGACAGGGCGCAGATCGTCACAGGGCGCATTGCACGCTTTGCGAAGAACGCCGTGGTGCTGGAGGACGGACGCGAGATCGCAGCCGACATCCTCGTCACCGCGACGGGCTTGAAGCTTGCCGTTGCGGGCAAGATCGTGGTTTCGGTGGACGGCGAACCGGTCGATTTCGCGCAGCGCTATTACTACAAGGGCTGCATGTTCTCGAACCTGCCCAACCTCGCGGTGGTGTTCGGCTATCTCAATGCCAGCTGGACTTTGCGCGCCGATCTCAACGCGGCCTATGTGTGCGACGTGCTGAACGAGATGGACGCCAGGGGCGTCGATATCGCGGTCCCGCAGCTTACCGGGCACGAGGCCGCCGCGCTGGAGGACGATGACATCTTCGATTTCTCCTCGGGCTATATCCAGCGCTCGAAGGCGATCATGCCGAAGAACGCGGTGAGCTTCCCGTGGCGGCTCAACCAGGATTACCGGGTCGATCGCAAACAGATGAAGAGCGATCCGATCGACGACGGCATCCTCCATTTCAAGGCGCTGTCCCACGCACCGGCAGACGAAGTCGCGCCCGAACGCTCCAGCACCGCACGCACCGCAGGCTGA
- a CDS encoding CPBP family intramembrane glutamic endopeptidase produces the protein MKQRSLARNRLRRLSWLRFFVQLGSVALAYFLASIPPILILGETSAGILGSVVASMVAALLVARLWLGADGCVRQAWSIRPPVNMGRTLALAALGTGAIIALFALGAIAIDALGLPPIDVSLILDYVTESPLSFALWIVLVAWFAAGFGEELLYRGFLMDRLMRLRGMRGRKWPAAIIQAALFGLPHLYQGWGGVLVTASIGLFLAWLRFANRGNLWACILAHAAVDTIMLSLAYGESLGWIS, from the coding sequence ATGAAGCAGCGCTCCCTCGCCAGAAACCGCCTGCGCCGATTGAGCTGGCTGCGGTTCTTCGTGCAACTGGGCAGCGTGGCGCTCGCCTACTTCCTCGCCAGCATCCCGCCCATCCTCATCCTCGGCGAAACCAGTGCCGGCATCCTCGGCTCGGTGGTGGCGAGCATGGTGGCCGCGCTGCTGGTCGCGCGGCTGTGGCTCGGCGCCGACGGGTGTGTGAGGCAGGCGTGGAGCATCCGCCCGCCGGTCAACATGGGCCGCACGCTGGCACTCGCCGCGCTGGGTACGGGAGCGATCATCGCGCTGTTCGCGCTCGGCGCCATCGCGATCGACGCGCTCGGCCTGCCGCCGATCGACGTCAGCCTCATCCTCGATTACGTGACCGAAAGCCCGCTCAGCTTCGCTCTGTGGATCGTGCTGGTTGCGTGGTTTGCTGCAGGCTTCGGTGAAGAGCTGCTCTATCGCGGCTTCCTGATGGACCGGCTGATGCGGCTGCGCGGAATGCGCGGGCGCAAGTGGCCCGCCGCGATCATCCAGGCCGCGCTGTTCGGCCTGCCGCATCTCTACCAGGGCTGGGGCGGCGTGCTGGTGACCGCGAGCATCGGCCTGTTCCTCGCCTGGCTGCGCTTCGCCAATCGCGGCAACCTGTGGGCCTGCATCCTCGCCCATGCGGCGGTCGACACGATCATGCTCAGCCTCGCCTATGGCGAGAGCCTCGGCTGGATTTCCTAG